ATGATTGGAACTGCACTGAATATACAGGAGATGAGGAAACTGGTCACCCATATGGGTGAGATCGAACATCCCTGGAACTGCCCCCACGGAAGGCCTACAATGAGACACATAGCCAGTCTAGATTTGATTTCACCAGAATAACAGTCAGTTTGTGCTTATTAACACTTTCAATTTTAATTGCTTGGCAATACTTTGAGCTTTTATCATGACTGTCTTACATTGACTAAAAAATTTTAGCCGCTATTTTTTGTATTTGAAGATGGTAACAGTTGAAGGCATTCAGCAAGCTTTCACTGTTATTTCTATCAAGCCAACAATTTGGACATACTGGAATTTATGtgtaaataacatttcttttattGTGGTTTACCTTGTGTATTAATTATTTTGCAAtcaagatattttttaaataaatctttataTATAAAGATCAAGACTAGGTGAACCTCATTTGTAGCAAATACACTGATTCCTAAAACTAAGTGAAATGTGAGTGTAGAAGTCTTTAGTAACGCCATGAAGCAGACACTAACTTTCTGTGGTTATACACCCTGAATACAATCTTTTTGAAGACAGTGTAAATTGTATACAAGTGaaagtagtgattttttttttcttgatactaAAGTTGCATTATATTTTATAATTACTTCAAGCATTAATACTGCATTGAATGATTAACTCCTCCTTGGCATCTGTGCTTAATGGATGAATTGAATAGAAGAACTTATCTGACATGGTTACTTCTTAATTATCCATGTTTCCATCCTTCTCCCAAGCACTGCTTTTAAGGGCTGGGCTTCCTCCTGTGAGAGGGGATGGGAAGAGCAGACACCGCACACGGGGGGTGCTAGAGGTCAGGCCAAAGCCTACGGCGGGAGAATCAAGGTCGTTGTCAGGATCGGGCCTGTTGAAGCGGGGACCAAGGCTGCGTGAATGaaccgggccgcggccggggccgggcccgggccccgcggcagccccaggccgggccccgccgccggggacgcagcgcgccgggagccgcccgccCCAGTTACTATGGTgacggcggcgggcgcgggagtGCGGCTGCGCGGggagggcgcggcgcggcgcggacgCCCCgtgcggcggtggcggcgcctcCTCTCGCCTTCGCCTTCCCTTcgccgccccgcgcgggtccTTCGCGCCGCTCGGTCGCCGCCGTCCTCGCCAGATCGGCGCGGAGTAACGCGCGCGTTGTCGCCAGGCGGCCGCGTGGCGCGGTCTCGGAGCCGCCGCCGTCGCCACAGCACAGCGCGCGCCCGCCGTCGTGTGGGGGGGTCGCGGCGCGGCGGCGTGTGCGGGCAGAGGCGCGACCGCGAGCAGGCCTTCGCGCTGAGCCGTGGCGCCCGTAATGGGCAAAACAGCCTTGTTTCTTGTAAGCGATGATGCTGGGTGGCAACATGACAGGTGCATCTGCGCCTTGTAACTTTAGAtacaaaatgcaaatattcttGCAACTTTAAAGGCAGcttaaaatccaaaatatttctgCAGCTGTAATTTCCAAGACCTTTATCAAACTCAGTTTTCCTCATTCGAGAGAAATGGTTTTCAGCTTTTCTACAGCATTATTTCTAGATCTGTAAAAACGTTCTGGTAAAGCTGTAGACCTCTGAATAGCAAAACTAAGCTATCTGGCAGCAGACTCTTCTGTTTTAGTGCTTTTGATGGATTTCTTAGTAATTCGTGGGTCTCTTCCTGCTAGCCCTGGGGTTTATGCAGCACAAGCCAAAAACATTTCATTGGGGAATTATTGCTACTATCACAGAAAGAATTTAAGATACTTGTGTGcactgtaattaaaaaagaaattagaaatcTTCACAtctgttaaattttttttgtcagaTATATTTAgattgtggggaaaaaagtcttTACATAAGAATACAGTAGATGTTCATGAGAATAACACAGGTTGAGACAATCCAATAATTATGGCAAAGGATAAGAAGAAAGATGgcaagaaatcagaaaaatctgtacgtcctgctgctcctgcacaaGATACTGCAGTTGAGAGCAGCTCAACGAAGCCGGCAAGTTTGCTGACCTTGTATGGAGGGGAAGAACCACAAGCAATTCCTTTGGTACTGGTCAAAGAGCCAGAGGCGGTGAAGGAACCTCCAGTCCGACGTGTTCCTCCATACCGTGAGGAGCCTCTTCTTGCTCAAATTATTGTAGAAAGGTATGTTTGTTACAACTACATCTGTTAAGTCAGGAATTCTCATTTAAATATCGCTGGTGTGCCTGCTGTCCTACAAATATGGATTTGACTCTTGTTTTGAGGCAACAACTATCTAGTATAGAAAGAGGCATCAAAAACGAGGCCCTTAGGCTATTTCAGGTAGGAGTAAGAACTGTGTTTAATTACAAAATCCTTTTCTCGAGATCTGCTCTCCAGTTGCACACAAGCTGGCTATACAAAATGTGATTGGTACAGGCTGATAAAAAGGATGGCTGCAGGAACCGGAAGTTAGTTTTTTGTGGTTAATCACACCTAGTAGCCTTAATATCGTATTAGTGATACCAATGGaattcttctgcctttctgcacCTGAGAGTGTTGCTGGTGCTCTCTGTATGTCCGCCAAAAGCCTCATTCTTTTGGCTTTGTTCAGGTGGAGTGAAATTTAGTCTTAAGTAGACAGACTGTGAAGCAAATAGACCTATGCCATTTTCAGTTGCTGCTGCCCTATAATGTTTCGGGCCGCTGGTATCTGCGCCAGTGTGCAGACTGCAGTAAATCGAAGGTCACTTATTCTGTGCTTGTTGTGATTTAGTTTTACTGATAGCAGCTTGGAATGTTCATCTTTAGTTTGTCTTCTTTGTAGGTATGAAGGTGAAAAAGTCCATGGACTGTATGAGGGTGAAGGCGTCGCATATTTTGAGGGGGGGAATACATACAAGGTGagtgtataattaaaaaaaaaaaaggatcaagtTCTAGAACTCTTTTAGTGTAGGTGGAGGCTGAGCAGTTAAAATGTGAGAGCTCTATCGGTTTCTGGCATTAAAACTCTTCTTTTGAAACTAGCAGTTGAAGGAGATTTAATACGTTATTTCAAAATCTTACCATCACTGTCGGCTTAGTGGTGGTAGGAATGAATTTGTAAACAatactgttttcttcattttgaaggGCATGTTTTCTGAGGGACTTATGCATGGACAAGGGACTTACACGTGGGCTGATGGAGTGAAGTACAAGGTAAAGTGCAGTACAGCTTATGAGCGAACACTAGTACAGCCAGTAAGATGTGCAAATTCAAGGAAAGTAGGTAAGTGACAATAATTGGCACAGTGCAGGAAGCAACTGCAGAACTATGGCACTAATTTCAATCAAGCCTGGATTCTTCCAGACAGTTGGTCTTATCTCCTTTGCATTAAGCAGGAACGTTGAGTCATGTGCCTTAGTTGTTCTAAATGTCGCAATTTAATCTTTTAGGGGACTTTTGTTAAGAATGTACAAATGTATAACGGCTGTTATACATGGAGTGATGGCAGCATGTATGAAGGATCAATCAGCAATGGAGTTAGGCATGGATTTGGAGTGTTCAGGAGTGGTACGCATCCGGTTTCTTATGCTGGCTGCTGGTGTAAAGGCAAAAGACATGGAAAGGTAAATAGAAACATCAAATGAGAGCATTGTCTTGGGTGAGTAGTCTCCAGAACAAAAAGCACTCTTGTGCAAACGTTTGGCCAGAAAGTTTTGTATTGTTGCATTGGTCTTGTGctatatattcttttttctttcctagggATCTTCTCTGCAGTAGTGTATGCTAATTCAGACTAGTGAGGTGGGATCTTTTCTGTAGTAAAAGGGCTGAATGGTATGCCAAGAGTCATTGCTAGCTTGTGTGTCTTGTCTTTTATGCTGCTCCAATTAGATGATGACAGAGTAAAAATTGACAACGGCATCAGTAGCCACATTTAATACATTTCTGACAGAATGATTAACTTCCCACTAATGACAGAGTGATCCCACCTCTCAAATGTGTAACATTAGACTAAGTATGATAATAGCCAAGACTGTCCTATGTACTATAAGTAACATATAGTTCCAACTTTTTAAAGGGAACTAGCTTTTATCTGTCTCAGTTTTGTGCATCCAACTTGACACACTCTGCTGGGCCTGACGGTTTGAAGACCAATGCTCAGCGTGTGAGGAAGATCAGTTCTAATTACATGTTTTGAGTTTTGTGTCACTAATGGGACACTAAAATTATGCAGGCTGCTGTGGTTGGTCACCAGTGGAATGGTCTGTCTGATTCATTCTGAGAGGAAGCAATGAGACAGGGAAAAACTGAACAGTTAATGCTGTATGCTAGTTGCATGATTGCCTTCTAAAGGAAGTAACTGTAGACCTAGTGTTGAAAGTGGAGTTCTGGATGAGTCAGAAAGCTGATCCACCTCTTCAGGGTAACGGTCCTTAGGTTGACGAAGTTACAATCTGTGAAAGTATTTCCAGCTGGATTGAGAAATGTGGTAGACTGACGTAAtgtagtatgctttttttttctttcaacactTGGTCTTTTTTAAGGTCTTAACTAGTACCTATAGAGAGAGGCtgtgtttatatttaattttagcTGTTCAGTGCTTTTAGCACTCTGTTTATATCAAAGTGACTGTAGGTAAGAGCGTGATCATGTCTAGTATAACTTGTATGGAATGTTTTATTAAATGTAGATGAATATTTAGCTATTGATTTAAATTGACTACACTGTTTGTTTCAGGGTACCATTTACTATAATCAGGAACAGACCTCTTGGTATTCAGGTGACTGGGTAAATAACAACAAAGAAGGATGGGGAATTAGATGGTAAGTATGATAacatttttgttctttgcttcagattttttattttgcatgtgttATCATACAGATTCTTCTATTATTTAAAATGGGTAAAAAATACTACCATTTCATAATAGTATGCATTTTCTGTGGTGGAATAAGTAATTGTACAAAGTGCTTGATAGTAATAAAATAGACCTTCTGTATGACTTAAATTTTTATGTTGGTATGTTTCTCCTGATCATTCCCCCAAAGAAAGTCATCTaaagacaaaataattaaaaatctaaTTTGGTAAACCACAAATTGTCTTATTAAAGCAAATTGACTCAATTGATTTGAATAGATGAAGCTCCTTTCATAAATTAATGAATTTTTTGATGGAATTACATATGAAAGAGTATTTTGACTAGCTATGACAAAGGTTCTTTGGACAAAAAGAACTGGTTTATGTTTTACAATGGTTTGTAAGTTAAAAATATGAGGTAAACAATGAGTACAATGAAACCAGTGTGTCCATGTCACAGTGAGCCAACTTTCAAATGAATGCTAATATCCCCTGAGGTTTTACTCTAAACCTTGTTCTTGTAATATCCAGTCAGAATTCAGTATACATACACTGAATTATGTAAGTGAATAATACAGACAGTATTGGGATTTCTTGATCCAAAGTACAGCCATAAAAATCTTTTGGTTATCTCTCAGTTGCAAAAAACGTCATTTTCCTAAGGACTTGTCAGAAAAGTTATATGTTGCTGCATTGTTTTGATATCTCATGGACATGGTCCTCAAATCATGCTGAGCTTGTTTGTACTTGTGCTCTAAGAACTTTGAATTTATTAGTATCTTAACATAATTATTTTATCTGAGACTGGTAAATGGCCAACTGGGAATCTTTTCCTTTTGGATAGTCTGTCTTTTGAAGCAATGCATGGGTCAGAATTTAGCTATCTTAATACAAAATGTCTCTCCTAACGTGTTTCTCTTGCCATCTCCTCAGCAAAAGACGTCTGAGACTCACTGATGACCAGTGAGAGACCAACACTTGTTTGTGTGGGCCTGTCTTACTATTTTCTTACAGTGACTAAGTCATAACTCTCTTACTGTTTTCTTGCAGCTATAAGTCTGGAAATATCTATGAAGGTCAGTGGGAGAAAAATGTACGTCATGGAAAAGGAAGAATGAGGTGGCTGACAGCTAATCAAGAGTATATAGGACAGTGGGAATATGGCATACAGGTATTAATTCCTTTTCTAACCTCTTTACTTTGATATCTGCTCATTACTGTAGTAAAACTAGATAGAGAACTTTGTGCAGTATCAAAGAAGCTTTGTATGATTTGCCAGTTGAGATAGTGGGAATGTACTGTTTTTTCATAAGTTGATTCTCATGTTGTTAGCTATATTCCAATATAAACCTTTTTCATAATAAAACATTAAACGTTTACGGCTATACTTGGCTTGAGATGTGACTTCAGTAGTGAGACTAAGTGGCATTTTACTTCTGTGCCATCTATAAAATATTAAACCACACTGTTCCCTCTAGTAAAGATGTATGAGGCAAGGAGATCTCTGGCATTTTCTGTTCCTTGCCTCTATTATTCTGTTGGAAAGGAAATTAGAGCTACATCCACAATCTTTTCACCCTACATAAAATTGTCAAGGAGCCCGGCTTCTGGAACACCATGGGTCTCCATCTGGCACGGTGTTCCTTGTGTGGCTGTTCAGCATTACAGTCACAAGGATTCAGACAGGAAGGACTTCTTTAGGCCAGTCCTGTTGGTAGAGCCTGCTTATGTACGTGTTGGTTCAGTGTATCACCTGGATGCTGCTCCCATGCATCTCGGTAGAATAGTTGTACGTACGGTTTGAGCTGCTGCCACCATCCGCTGGTGCTCTTATTTGAGAGATTTATCAGCAGTGACTCTTAGAGATACCTGGGCACgtcctctcctttttttaaatctggacCTGTAGCAATAGTAACTCTTTTAgtgacttctctttttctttttttaaaaaaaccttttttcagcATGGATTTGGCACCCACATATGGTTTCTGAGGAGGATGCCTTTGTCTCAGTATCCTTTAAGGAATAAATACATAGGAGATTTTGTAAATGGGGATTGTCATGGACATGGGAGGTTCGTATACGCCAGTGGAGCCGTGTATGATGGAGAATGGGTTTGCAATAAGAAGCATGGCAGGGTGAGTACTGACAAATAGTGAGAGAGTATTAAAGACAACATGAGAAGAGGCTTTGTTCTGCTCCGTATGGTACATCTCTAGATTTCTGTACTGAAAACTACATTCAGTTTGCACTGTGGATGGAATCCCAACATAATGTACAGATTCCACTGAAAGCCGTAGGACTCCTTCCAAGGACCTTGCTGGGCAACAGATTTGACTTGGGGGTTGGGGGTGTGTGTatggaaatatattttacagTGGCGTTTCAGGGCAGTAGGTgcgtcttgatttttttttttttttcccccaacggTTGGTCAGTACTTTCGCTGTATATTGTCATACGTGCTAGTGGATTTCAATCTGCCCTCACACAGAGGGTGTGCTCACATTAACACACTGTGCCCCCAGAGTATTTTTAACTATTAGGAAAGACTATGGACAGTCCTATATGAGGGAAGGATGTTTATTTCTCAAAttatgtttcaaaataaaaaaagatacttGGAAATTCTTCATCCCAGCAAGATAATTTAATTAACAAGTGACAAAAGAaagtgtaaaaaagaaaaattctttgctttgtgTTATCTCATATATTGCATTTTAACAGAGATTCTTATAAGGAAAATTAATTGAGAGCATTAGTGTTGTTTTTACTGATCTTTCATTAAATGGGAAAATTTATATTGAAATTAATCAAATGAATCTGTCTGTAGGGCAAGTTTATCTTCAAGAACGGGCATGTTTATGAAGGAGAGTTTATAGATGATCATATAGCAGAATATCCTGCTTTTCAAGTGGATGCACTGAATGTGCAAGATCTGAATGCCATTGGCACACAAAGTCCTTTTGGCACTGGTAAGCAGCTTAAGAAAGCAACAAGTTCTACTTCACGTTTGTTAGTTGTTACTTCGTTagttgttacttttttttaaataatgtcaaGCTGTTCATACTTATTCAAGAGCCAGACATATTTTTTCAAAGAACTTTGAAACTATCAGCATTTGCTATatcagcattttcttttgcttagtAGTTAATTTGCCTAAATGGCTCTTTAATGGTTATGTTGTTGATTATTAAATATCTGCTTATCACTGTAAAAGAGTCTGTTATTCTccttttgaaatcagtgaaataaGAAGGAATagtatgttttcttttgcttgtatatttttgaaattttgaaaatttcattttattttatttttattttacttgcttGTTAGAAACCATCAGAACAGTTGATGGCTCAACAAATACTTCTCTTCTGGGACCAAATATTGAATTAGATATATCTTCACTGCTTGACTTCTTCCCAAAGGAAGAGAGACAAGAAGAAGTGAAACAAGTAAGAGCCTATTGtctggtattttcttttttttttccactgatatgTTTCacataattttaatttatttctggtTTATGTGCATAAAGTAAGTCTTTGCATTCAAGAATTATCCAAAATCTGAAAGCAATGAAAACATACAAGCAAAAAGAATGAAGAGACAGTATTGTGTATTCCTGAGCATCCACTAGAAgggaataaaaaatatatttttctatctGGAAGGGCACTCATCATCTACTTTTAGTTACTGTGAGGTCTGGAGAGGGTCTCCACTGATGCATTCCATATGCTGAGTCCAGTGTTCCTGAGCGAAAGATTTAATTTCAAACCTTTTAGGTGACTTTGTGTTTTATTAGTACAGAGGACAGTGATTCCTGTTGGATGCTTCTTGTTCAAAAACTACACAAAATTTTCCATTTATCTACATAAATACTGCTGCTGAGCTGTATCATGCGAGTTGCTTCTCACTCTTCTGTTGGTGTCTTTTACCTACCTTGTGCAgcaatttatgtattttttactgTGACTGGCAAAATGTTTATTGTTAATGGGGCTGATGTGTAGAGAGAGATATAAAGGTTTATTGGCAGACAAACTTATAAGTCATCAAACGGTATTTATTATAACTACATTTGAGTAATGTTTTCATGAAAACTTAACGAGGAGTGTGCCCTTGGAAGCTGTGAGATAAAAAAATGTTTGCCCCATTATGGAATGGGTACATGCTGATCCCTACTTGCCGTGAGAACTTACGCTGCTTTGTTTAGATAGAATTCGCTGTGTTGAGACATATGACGGAACTGAGAAGAATTTACAGCTTCTACAGCAGCTTAGGCTGTGATCATTCCCTTGACAACGCCTTCCTGATGACTAAGCTCCAGTTTTGGAGATTTCTGAAGGACTGCCAGTTTCATCATTGCAACTTAACTCTTGCTGAAATGGATCGGCTATTGAGCGGTTTGTATTTCTGTTGAGGAGGGACTAGAATTTAGGAATTTTAATAGTAAGCTGCGGGGGGTTGGAGTGGCAAGTTCTACTGATAGCTCAACCCTGGTAGTTCAGTGGCCCTGAGCGTGTCCCTGTGCGCCCCTGCGTTCTTGCTGGATGTATTAACACCCAGGCACTTTGGGACCTTAGGtgagaaaatgcaaaataaaaatacacttcAAAAATTATTCTGAAGATTCATCAGTTCAAAAATTGTATTATCCTCTGGACTTGccattatttttacttaaaatgttTAAAGAATCTGAGAAAGAGAAGTAGAGGAAAAataatctttgtatttttttcagtgttcttgaagtttcttttatttttattttatttttttctgtagagcCAATAAATGAGTCAGTTCCACTTAGAGATGCTGTGGGCCTTTATCACAAAGATGTACTTCAGTGTCCCTTGTATATGAAGGGATTAATTCCAACTCCACTTCCCCCTTGATTCCCATATGCTGTGGGGATGCATTTCCAGAAAGAGAACTTAAAATTCAGTTTTAGGTGGGCCGTGCTGCCTTGCACTGCTCATTTGGAAGCGGTGCTGTGTCTGGTCTGATTCTTCCAGGAGTGTTGTAACACCGTGGTAGGTAGAGAGTGAGCGGATGAGAGTGTGTTATGTGCCCGTGTCAGTATAGGCATTTTAATGTCAGTGATAGCAATAGagattattttttcaattttttttttaggtgataAAATACCACTAGAAGAGATACATTCTCCATATGAGACCTTACTGTTCAGAACATTCTTATCTTGCCTTATTCATCTGGCATTTCATATCTATCATGAGGAGCACAAGTAAGTTTCATCTTTTAGTGAAATTAATTTCAGTGTAATCAGTTAGTTTCTGCCAGGGAACCCTCTCTTTTTATTCTCCTTTGCCCGAGGCATCAGCTTGCCCTTGCCCTCTTGTGCGTTCATTCCCTTTCTGTTGTCTGTGCTGATACTATGCAAAGTAGAGTCCCAG
This region of Apteryx mantelli isolate bAptMan1 chromosome 16, bAptMan1.hap1, whole genome shotgun sequence genomic DNA includes:
- the LOC106491334 gene encoding radial spoke head 10 homolog B2-like; translation: MAKDKKKDGKKSEKSVRPAAPAQDTAVESSSTKPASLLTLYGGEEPQAIPLVLVKEPEAVKEPPVRRVPPYREEPLLAQIIVERYEGEKVHGLYEGEGVAYFEGGNTYKGMFSEGLMHGQGTYTWADGVKYKGTFVKNVQMYNGCYTWSDGSMYEGSISNGVRHGFGVFRSGTHPVSYAGCWCKGKRHGKGTIYYNQEQTSWYSGDWVNNNKEGWGIRCYKSGNIYEGQWEKNVRHGKGRMRWLTANQEYIGQWEYGIQHGFGTHIWFLRRMPLSQYPLRNKYIGDFVNGDCHGHGRFVYASGAVYDGEWVCNKKHGRGKFIFKNGHVYEGEFIDDHIAEYPAFQVDALNVQDLNAIGTQSPFGTETIRTVDGSTNTSLLGPNIELDISSLLDFFPKEERQEEVKQIEFAVLRHMTELRRIYSFYSSLGCDHSLDNAFLMTKLQFWRFLKDCQFHHCNLTLAEMDRLLSGDKIPLEEIHSPYETLLFRTFLSCLIHLAFHIYHEEHKEEGPYLHKCFLEMMSRNVIPTACHIQGILFSERAVCAMSYVDKCWEIYRAFCRPSTKPPFEPTMKMRHFLWMLKDFKLLSKQLTAPRLVEILVKDHPFLCDSNNSNLEQELVFLEFVEALLDCALVYVTSDVVKQQVDRYSQKGSSFRIENLSEGTTAMAHYPEYSLSQSVYSRSVISTDINDEISEAAEPYTCQWLSSSKSVLSEDRTKTHESLRSCEDRRLSFQEFPMVSDTVFLLHAAHGDVKDTQSLFSWDTEKGQGFCPAKELAEKLEDKNEQNEELGLQLCQVQIFFMSKFFPAYQHEQVLKEKIKENQIRDAEIAELRKLKDEELAKLAAGREAEEAKRQEAAEEKASSEIENAGVQESESVAQLVPPPKDEAPVVPPPGVTKVAAGTKKKKK